The following coding sequences lie in one Myxococcus xanthus genomic window:
- a CDS encoding deoxycytidylate deaminase, with product MAGRVSWDQYFMDIATQVASRATCDRKHVGAVIVRGRTILSTGYNGAIRGLPHCDDVGHMMENGHCVATVHAEANAIIQAATNGVSIDGATIYTTASPCWPCFKLIANAGLVRIVFGEFYRDPRIFEYAARLKLDLVGLGDAARPPASGA from the coding sequence ATGGCCGGACGTGTCTCGTGGGATCAGTACTTCATGGACATCGCGACGCAGGTGGCCTCGCGCGCCACGTGTGATCGCAAGCACGTGGGCGCCGTCATCGTCCGGGGAAGGACCATCCTGTCCACCGGCTACAACGGCGCCATCCGCGGGCTGCCGCACTGCGATGACGTGGGCCACATGATGGAGAACGGCCACTGCGTGGCCACCGTCCACGCGGAGGCCAACGCCATCATCCAGGCGGCCACCAACGGCGTCAGCATCGACGGGGCGACCATCTACACCACCGCCTCGCCGTGCTGGCCGTGCTTCAAGCTGATCGCCAACGCGGGCCTGGTGCGCATCGTGTTCGGCGAGTTCTACCGGGACCCTCGCATCTTCGAGTACGCGGCCCGGCTGAAGCTGGACCTGGTGGGTCTGGGCGACGCCGCCCGGCCTCCCGCCTCGGGTGCCTGA
- a CDS encoding PrkA family serine protein kinase: MDAKGYLQEVGAQVNADFVKNRSILSFEEYLSLFFSDPKGQARNAAQYLRDVMDHFGTTTVPHPTGTIRRFQVFDAPGGDRDDRVAGQEEVQNAIYRLLGNFVRAGRINKLILLHGPNGSAKSTLVNALKEGMEAYSRLPQGALYRLAWVFPSEKLIKGSIGFGERDSASGEMTTFAHLEAESIDLRMPCELRDHPLFAVPPGERRKLLETALKKKGLGNGDGESGDFILSDYVRDGELCSKCRRIYTALLNSYGGDWLKVMRHVQVERFYVSRRYQVGTVTVEPQMSVDAVVQQLTADRTQLNVPAPLHSTVLFEPHGPLVHANRGLIEYADLLKRPLEAFKYLLGFSETGEVPLEPFVLQLDEVLIASANEKHLNAFKELPDFASFKGRIELVRVPYLRRYRTEQQIYDAQITSTTVGKHVAPHATELAAMWAVLTRLKKPIPDRYPQDVKELIDQVTPVEKLHLYEEGAPPDRLSLANTKELRKLREELFTESDAYPNYEGRSGASAREIKTALFNAAQNADYKCLNALAVLEELSAICKDKSVYEFLLQEVVDGYHDHDAFVKLAEAEYLDRVDSEVRESMGLVSEGQYRELVERYIQTISHWVRGEKMRNRVTGVMEAPEEQRMVEVEAIIMPRGEDAADFRRGLIASIGAHRLDNPDAVMDYGRIFPDMFKRLRDHYFEERKRVLRKNKENILKYLSEDRNQLTAREQTQVQSTLKTMAERYGYCEACAKDAILFLMKKRYA, from the coding sequence TTGGACGCGAAGGGCTATCTGCAGGAAGTGGGCGCGCAGGTGAACGCCGACTTCGTCAAGAACCGGTCGATTCTCTCCTTCGAGGAATATCTCTCCCTCTTCTTCAGCGACCCGAAGGGCCAGGCCCGCAACGCGGCGCAGTACCTGCGGGACGTGATGGACCACTTCGGCACCACGACGGTGCCGCATCCCACGGGCACCATCCGGCGCTTCCAGGTCTTCGATGCGCCCGGCGGCGACCGGGACGACCGGGTGGCGGGCCAGGAGGAGGTGCAGAACGCCATCTACCGGCTGCTCGGCAACTTCGTGCGGGCCGGCCGCATCAACAAGCTCATCCTCCTGCACGGGCCCAATGGCAGCGCCAAGTCCACGCTCGTCAATGCCCTGAAGGAGGGCATGGAGGCGTACTCCCGGCTGCCCCAGGGCGCGCTCTACCGGCTCGCCTGGGTGTTCCCGTCGGAGAAGCTCATCAAGGGCTCCATCGGCTTCGGCGAGCGGGACTCCGCCAGTGGGGAGATGACCACCTTCGCGCACCTGGAGGCGGAGTCCATCGACCTGCGCATGCCTTGCGAGCTGCGGGACCATCCGCTCTTCGCCGTCCCGCCCGGCGAGCGCCGCAAGCTGCTGGAGACGGCCCTCAAGAAGAAGGGCCTGGGCAACGGGGACGGGGAGAGCGGCGACTTCATCCTGTCCGACTACGTGCGTGATGGCGAGCTGTGCTCCAAGTGCCGCCGCATCTACACCGCGCTGCTCAATTCCTACGGCGGGGACTGGCTGAAGGTGATGCGCCACGTCCAGGTGGAGCGCTTCTACGTGTCGCGCCGCTATCAGGTGGGCACGGTGACGGTGGAGCCGCAGATGAGCGTGGACGCCGTCGTCCAGCAGCTCACCGCGGACCGCACCCAGCTCAACGTGCCCGCGCCGCTGCACAGCACGGTGCTCTTCGAGCCGCACGGCCCCCTGGTCCACGCCAACCGCGGCCTCATCGAGTACGCGGACCTGCTCAAGCGGCCATTGGAGGCCTTCAAGTACCTGCTGGGCTTCAGCGAGACGGGCGAGGTCCCGCTGGAGCCCTTTGTCCTCCAGCTCGACGAGGTGCTCATCGCGTCGGCGAACGAGAAGCACCTCAACGCCTTCAAGGAGCTGCCGGACTTCGCATCCTTCAAGGGCCGCATCGAGCTGGTGCGCGTGCCCTACCTGCGCCGCTACCGCACCGAGCAGCAGATCTACGACGCGCAGATCACCTCCACCACCGTGGGCAAGCACGTGGCACCGCATGCCACGGAGCTGGCGGCCATGTGGGCGGTGCTCACCCGGCTGAAGAAGCCCATTCCGGACCGCTACCCGCAGGACGTGAAGGAGCTCATCGACCAGGTGACGCCGGTGGAGAAGCTGCACCTCTACGAAGAGGGCGCGCCGCCGGATCGCCTGAGCCTGGCCAACACCAAGGAGCTGCGCAAGCTGCGCGAGGAGCTGTTCACGGAGTCGGACGCGTACCCCAACTACGAGGGACGCTCGGGCGCCAGCGCGCGCGAAATAAAGACGGCGCTCTTCAATGCCGCGCAGAACGCCGACTACAAGTGTCTCAACGCGCTGGCGGTGCTGGAGGAGCTGTCCGCCATCTGCAAGGACAAGAGCGTCTACGAGTTCCTCTTGCAGGAGGTGGTGGACGGCTACCACGACCATGACGCCTTCGTGAAGCTGGCGGAGGCGGAGTACCTGGACCGGGTGGATTCGGAGGTGCGCGAGTCCATGGGCCTGGTGTCGGAGGGGCAGTACCGCGAGCTGGTGGAGCGCTACATCCAGACCATCAGCCATTGGGTGCGCGGAGAGAAGATGCGCAACCGCGTCACCGGGGTGATGGAGGCGCCAGAAGAGCAGCGCATGGTGGAGGTGGAGGCCATCATCATGCCGCGCGGCGAGGACGCCGCCGACTTCCGCCGGGGGCTCATCGCCTCCATCGGCGCGCACCGGCTGGACAACCCGGACGCGGTCATGGACTACGGCCGCATCTTCCCGGACATGTTCAAGCGCCTGCGAGACCACTACTTCGAGGAGCGCAAGCGGGTGCTGCGCAAGAACAAGGAGAACATCCTCAAGTACCTGTCCGAGGACCGCAACCAGCTCACCGCGCGCGAGCAGACGCAGGTGCAGAGCACGCTGAAGACGATGGCGGAGCGCTACGGCTACTGCGAGGCGTGCGCGAAGGACGCCATCCTCTTCCTGATGAAGAAGCGCTACGCGTGA
- a CDS encoding ArsA family ATPase has translation MSDARVLHFFGGKGGVGKTTLAAAYALRLSEDAPKERVLLVSLDPVRSLSDLVKKKLPAKATKLVPGKGDGGVYGLEVEPAALMKPFLASYLPALSKAAAKGTHVSDDDMGKLYQQAVPGLEELVALFHVVDLLEGEEFDRIVVDAAPTSHTLRLFDLPTSLRKFLGLVKAGGDKTEAPAKKGKKAAAAAEAPGFLEQVGQKAEKLLALLKDPARTAFHLVALAEPVPEAQTRMLFTQLRERGLPVTEIVVNQIEDKDGCPACQGRRGLQAPHVRKFQALDKTVPVHLLGRREVAPRGLDGLALFAKAWASGKETKALEFAAAEGPPALVRAPSMPPIAAPPLPPTRLIFFVGQGGVGKSSCAAAAAVTLTEKEGPVLLISTDPAHSLSDVLQSRLTDTETQVKGTKGLYARELDIAGWFNALRKRVKEKAEKAFEGAPRSGSEVPADLLYLRNLLECAPPGIDELAALSCLTDALVQERFKRIVVDSSPVVTSVRVVELAETAKTWLGALHAVLTKHRAKGLGELADDIAGMLKHVKRFEDALASPSEARFVVVTRGEELAAARTERLVEYLQEKKLPVERVLVNRVGPKSTCEKCENRRKLELNAAKAIEKKLGLPVTMAPALGRHPAGLRELKAFRTAWYALSLPAAKTKAA, from the coding sequence ATGAGCGACGCGCGAGTACTTCACTTCTTCGGCGGCAAAGGCGGGGTAGGTAAGACTACGCTCGCGGCGGCATATGCGTTGAGGCTGTCGGAGGATGCGCCCAAGGAACGGGTGCTGCTCGTGTCGTTGGATCCGGTCCGCTCCCTGTCGGACCTGGTGAAGAAGAAGCTCCCGGCCAAGGCGACCAAGCTGGTCCCGGGCAAGGGAGACGGCGGCGTGTACGGCCTGGAAGTGGAGCCGGCGGCGCTGATGAAGCCCTTCCTGGCGTCCTACCTGCCCGCGCTGTCGAAGGCCGCGGCGAAGGGCACGCACGTGTCGGACGACGACATGGGCAAGCTGTACCAGCAGGCCGTGCCGGGGCTGGAGGAGCTGGTGGCGCTCTTCCACGTGGTGGACCTGCTGGAGGGCGAGGAGTTCGACCGCATCGTGGTGGACGCCGCGCCGACCAGCCACACCCTGCGGCTGTTCGACCTGCCGACGAGCCTGCGCAAGTTCCTGGGCCTGGTGAAGGCCGGTGGGGACAAGACGGAGGCGCCGGCGAAGAAGGGCAAGAAGGCGGCGGCCGCGGCCGAGGCGCCCGGCTTCCTGGAGCAGGTGGGGCAGAAGGCGGAGAAGCTGCTGGCGCTGCTGAAGGACCCCGCGCGCACGGCCTTCCACCTGGTGGCGCTGGCGGAGCCGGTGCCCGAGGCGCAGACGCGCATGCTCTTCACCCAGCTTCGCGAGCGCGGGCTGCCGGTGACGGAGATCGTCGTCAACCAGATCGAGGACAAGGACGGCTGTCCCGCGTGCCAGGGCCGCCGCGGCCTACAGGCCCCTCACGTCCGCAAGTTCCAGGCGCTGGACAAGACGGTGCCGGTGCACCTGCTGGGCCGGCGTGAAGTGGCGCCGCGCGGGCTGGATGGCCTGGCGCTGTTCGCCAAGGCGTGGGCCAGTGGCAAGGAGACCAAGGCGCTGGAGTTCGCCGCGGCCGAAGGGCCTCCGGCGCTGGTGCGCGCGCCGTCCATGCCGCCCATCGCCGCGCCGCCGCTGCCGCCCACGCGGCTCATCTTCTTCGTGGGGCAGGGCGGGGTGGGCAAGAGCTCCTGCGCCGCCGCCGCCGCGGTGACGCTGACGGAGAAGGAGGGGCCGGTGCTCCTCATCTCCACGGATCCGGCGCACTCGCTGTCGGACGTGCTGCAGAGCCGCCTGACGGACACGGAAACGCAGGTGAAGGGCACCAAGGGCCTGTACGCGCGTGAGCTGGACATCGCCGGCTGGTTCAATGCCCTGCGCAAGCGGGTGAAGGAGAAGGCGGAGAAGGCCTTCGAGGGCGCTCCCCGGTCGGGCAGCGAGGTGCCCGCGGATCTGCTCTACCTGCGCAACCTGCTGGAGTGCGCGCCGCCGGGCATCGACGAGCTGGCCGCGCTGTCCTGTCTGACGGACGCGCTGGTGCAGGAGCGCTTCAAGCGCATCGTGGTGGACTCGTCGCCGGTGGTGACGTCCGTGCGCGTGGTGGAGCTGGCGGAGACGGCCAAGACGTGGCTGGGCGCGCTGCACGCGGTGCTCACCAAGCACCGCGCCAAGGGCCTGGGCGAGCTGGCGGACGACATCGCCGGGATGCTCAAGCACGTGAAGCGCTTCGAGGACGCGCTGGCCTCCCCGAGCGAGGCGCGCTTCGTGGTCGTCACGCGTGGCGAGGAGCTGGCCGCGGCCCGCACCGAGCGGCTGGTGGAGTACCTGCAGGAGAAGAAGCTCCCCGTGGAGCGGGTGCTCGTCAACCGCGTGGGCCCCAAGTCCACCTGCGAGAAGTGCGAGAACCGGCGCAAGCTGGAGCTCAACGCGGCGAAGGCCATCGAGAAGAAGCTGGGCCTGCCCGTCACCATGGCGCCGGCCCTGGGCCGTCACCCGGCGGGCCTGCGCGAGCTGAAGGCCTTCCGCACGGCGTGGTACGCGCTGTCGCTGCCGGCCGCGAAGACCAAGGCGGCCTGA
- the nla6 gene encoding enhancer binding protein Nla6, giving the protein MGSARILAVDDERDTCEALADMLSAWGHKVEIAFDGHDALRKANEFRPDVVLSDLAMPETDGLWLLRNLKEELPDCPVVFLTGRGTIDAAVESIREGAYDFIVKPLDTARLKVCIDRALEKKETMREVQTLRRRLKQLGSSDLIAQSAGMRKVIELVEKVAPSKASVSISGESGTGKEVVSRAVHNLSLRRDKPFIAINCASIPATLIESELFGHERGAFTGADQRRPGVFEMAHGGTLFLDELGEIPIELQAKLLRVLEEGRLRRLGGKVEIEVDVRVLCATNRDLKQEIKNGRFREDLYFRLNVFQIHLPPLRERRDDVPILVQHFVDKFRGDSGKRVSGVHPEAMEVLKNYDWPGNIRELRNAVERAVILCDGELITREHLPPDMAGKSPERHTFRLPFGLSLDAVEREYILGSLQRNGNNKARTAEVLGVSEKTLYNKLNRYAAEARAQQAPGGGGGGPLGGQGSDGGMGAMGTNSFVIR; this is encoded by the coding sequence TTGGGCAGCGCACGAATCCTGGCCGTGGATGACGAACGCGACACGTGTGAGGCGCTGGCGGACATGCTCAGCGCCTGGGGACACAAGGTCGAGATCGCATTCGACGGGCATGACGCCCTCCGAAAGGCGAACGAGTTCCGGCCGGACGTGGTCCTGTCGGATCTGGCCATGCCGGAGACGGATGGGCTCTGGTTGCTGCGCAACCTGAAGGAGGAGCTGCCGGACTGCCCGGTGGTCTTCCTGACGGGGCGGGGCACCATCGACGCCGCGGTGGAGTCCATCCGCGAGGGCGCCTACGACTTCATCGTCAAGCCGCTGGATACCGCGCGGCTCAAGGTCTGTATCGACCGGGCGCTGGAGAAGAAGGAGACGATGCGCGAGGTGCAGACGCTGCGGCGGCGGCTGAAGCAGCTCGGCTCGTCGGACCTGATTGCCCAGTCCGCGGGCATGCGCAAGGTCATCGAGCTGGTGGAGAAGGTGGCGCCTTCCAAGGCCAGCGTGTCCATCAGCGGCGAGTCCGGCACGGGCAAGGAAGTGGTGTCCCGCGCGGTGCACAACCTGTCCCTGCGCCGCGACAAGCCCTTCATCGCCATCAACTGCGCTTCCATCCCGGCCACGCTCATCGAGTCCGAGCTGTTCGGCCACGAGCGCGGCGCCTTCACCGGCGCGGATCAGCGGCGGCCCGGCGTGTTCGAGATGGCCCACGGCGGCACGCTCTTCCTGGACGAATTGGGTGAGATTCCCATCGAGCTGCAGGCCAAGCTCCTGCGCGTGCTGGAAGAGGGCAGGCTGCGCCGGCTGGGCGGCAAGGTGGAGATCGAGGTGGACGTGCGCGTGCTCTGCGCCACCAACCGCGACCTCAAGCAGGAGATCAAGAACGGGCGCTTCCGCGAGGACCTCTACTTCCGCCTCAACGTCTTCCAGATCCACCTGCCGCCCCTGCGCGAGCGCCGCGACGACGTCCCCATCCTGGTGCAGCACTTCGTGGACAAGTTCCGCGGCGACTCCGGCAAGCGCGTCAGCGGCGTGCACCCGGAGGCCATGGAGGTCCTGAAGAACTACGACTGGCCGGGCAACATCCGCGAGCTGCGCAACGCGGTGGAGCGCGCCGTCATCCTGTGCGACGGGGAGCTGATCACCCGCGAGCACCTGCCGCCCGACATGGCGGGCAAGAGCCCGGAGCGCCACACCTTCCGGCTGCCCTTCGGGCTGAGCCTGGACGCGGTGGAGCGCGAGTACATCCTGGGCAGCCTCCAGCGGAACGGGAACAACAAGGCCCGCACCGCCGAGGTGCTGGGGGTGAGCGAGAAGACGCTCTACAACAAGCTCAACCGCTACGCGGCCGAGGCCCGCGCGCAGCAGGCGCCCGGCGGCGGCGGTGGCGGTCCCCTGGGCGGGCAGGGAAGCGACGGCGGGATGGGGGCCATGGGCACCAACTCGTTCGTCATCCGCTGA
- a CDS encoding sensor histidine kinase: protein MAPVGRRRGWIRENPEEFQLVTSTAMSNSASSVGDAPQPVVGAARYLAVPTLMDSLLHDVRNPLNALAIHLEVLSEKLKAETGSVPPSQEKNLKAMRDQIQRVDGILKLFSDFIVFRGGAPGVADLSEVTTRALGVLGHEGRKRRVQVQAAVEAGVQVRLPDTSELGFFLIQTLLRAFRRAENGGSIRVTVRGDETSAVLEVEDSAGACPEPLPEAVAALQLRCSQLGVDLYVRAGLCRLSFSRA from the coding sequence TTGGCTCCGGTTGGGCGGCGGCGGGGGTGGATCAGGGAAAATCCCGAGGAGTTCCAGTTGGTTACCTCGACAGCAATGTCAAATAGTGCATCCTCTGTTGGGGACGCGCCGCAGCCCGTGGTGGGCGCGGCCCGATACCTGGCCGTCCCCACGCTGATGGACAGCCTGCTGCACGACGTCCGCAATCCGCTGAACGCGCTGGCCATCCACCTGGAGGTCCTGTCGGAGAAGCTGAAGGCGGAGACCGGCAGCGTGCCGCCGTCACAGGAGAAGAACCTCAAGGCCATGCGCGATCAGATCCAGCGCGTGGACGGCATCCTGAAGCTGTTCAGCGACTTCATCGTCTTCCGAGGCGGCGCGCCGGGCGTGGCGGACCTGTCGGAGGTCACCACGCGGGCGCTGGGCGTGCTGGGGCACGAGGGCCGCAAGCGCCGCGTCCAGGTCCAGGCGGCGGTGGAGGCGGGCGTCCAGGTCCGCCTGCCGGACACGTCGGAGCTGGGCTTCTTCCTCATCCAGACGCTGCTGCGCGCCTTCCGCCGGGCGGAGAATGGCGGCTCGATCCGCGTCACGGTGCGCGGGGACGAGACGAGCGCGGTGCTGGAGGTCGAGGATTCGGCCGGCGCCTGCCCCGAGCCCCTGCCTGAAGCCGTGGCCGCGCTGCAACTGCGCTGTTCACAGCTGGGCGTCGACCTGTACGTCCGGGCGGGGCTGTGCCGCCTGAGTTTCTCCCGCGCCTGA
- a CDS encoding Hsp70 family protein: MHKEPIIGIDLGTTNSCAAIVEDSGNVKLIPYKGGEYTIPSIFAIDDKGNELIGYEAKRQWQLNPRNTVYGSKRLVGRGFGTEVVDTMKKVVAYNMRPGKQSDVILDVGKKEFALQEVSAKILGKIREVASNYLKMPIKRAVVTVPAYFNDRQRQSVKDAGKLIDLEVVRIINEPTAAALAYGVGKGLKEKVVIYDLGGGTFDVSIIEIRDRVFEVKSTGGDVFLGGIDFDNAIIHHVLKDFAAKTGIDLATDPVAMQRIKDLAERTKIDLSAREEVPFNIPFITMTSQGQPLNIEMKFTRKMLEQLTNQLVDRTLQMVARVLVDSGLSTKDVDEVMLVGGQTRMPIVQDRLTKFFGKPPSKGVHPDEAVAIGAALYAHSLQDDTNLRIQLLDVIPMAIGLEKAGGAFHVVFPRNAAIPNAKQLLATTSMDNQTELAVRIFQGDNELVARNDMLGEFTFSGIQPGRAGAAQVEITFDVNVEGILTMRARDPASGREMKTTVRVSQA; the protein is encoded by the coding sequence ATGCACAAGGAGCCCATCATCGGCATCGACCTCGGCACGACGAACTCGTGCGCGGCGATCGTCGAGGACAGCGGGAACGTCAAGCTCATCCCCTACAAGGGCGGCGAGTACACCATCCCCTCGATCTTCGCGATCGACGACAAGGGGAACGAACTCATCGGCTACGAGGCCAAGCGCCAGTGGCAGCTCAACCCGCGCAACACCGTCTACGGCTCCAAGCGACTGGTGGGCCGGGGCTTCGGCACCGAGGTCGTCGACACGATGAAGAAGGTCGTGGCGTACAACATGCGCCCCGGCAAGCAGAGTGACGTCATCCTGGACGTGGGGAAGAAGGAGTTCGCCCTCCAGGAGGTCAGCGCCAAGATCCTGGGGAAGATCCGCGAGGTCGCCTCCAACTACCTGAAGATGCCCATCAAGCGGGCGGTGGTGACGGTCCCCGCCTACTTCAACGACCGGCAGCGCCAGTCGGTGAAGGACGCGGGCAAGCTCATCGACCTGGAGGTCGTCCGCATCATCAACGAGCCCACCGCGGCGGCGCTGGCCTACGGCGTGGGCAAGGGGCTGAAGGAAAAGGTCGTCATCTACGACCTGGGCGGCGGCACCTTCGACGTCTCCATCATCGAGATTCGCGACCGCGTCTTCGAGGTGAAGTCCACCGGCGGTGACGTCTTCCTCGGCGGCATCGACTTCGACAACGCCATCATCCACCACGTCCTCAAGGACTTCGCGGCGAAGACGGGCATCGACCTCGCCACGGACCCGGTGGCCATGCAGCGCATCAAGGACCTGGCCGAGCGCACGAAGATCGACCTGTCCGCGCGCGAGGAAGTCCCCTTCAACATCCCCTTCATCACGATGACGTCGCAGGGCCAGCCCCTGAACATCGAGATGAAGTTCACCCGGAAGATGCTGGAGCAGCTCACCAACCAGCTCGTGGATCGCACCCTGCAGATGGTGGCGCGCGTGCTGGTGGACTCCGGGCTGTCCACCAAGGACGTCGACGAGGTCATGCTCGTGGGCGGCCAGACGCGCATGCCCATCGTCCAGGACCGGCTCACCAAGTTCTTCGGCAAGCCGCCCAGCAAGGGCGTGCACCCGGACGAGGCGGTGGCCATTGGCGCCGCGCTCTACGCGCACTCGCTGCAGGACGACACCAACCTGCGCATCCAGTTGCTGGACGTGATTCCCATGGCCATTGGCCTGGAGAAGGCCGGCGGCGCCTTCCACGTCGTCTTCCCGCGCAACGCGGCCATTCCCAACGCCAAGCAATTGCTGGCCACCACCAGCATGGACAACCAGACCGAGCTCGCCGTGCGCATCTTCCAGGGCGACAACGAGCTGGTGGCCCGCAACGACATGCTGGGTGAGTTCACCTTCTCCGGCATCCAGCCCGGTCGCGCCGGCGCCGCGCAGGTGGAGATCACGTTCGACGTGAACGTGGAAGGCATCCTCACCATGCGCGCGCGTGACCCGGCGTCCGGCCGCGAGATGAAGACCACGGTGCGCGTCAGCCAGGCCTGA
- a CDS encoding S1 family peptidase → MTRFLLGAPALLALVSCAGAPSQPAAATPASQVAPVVERVLAVPDAPRMTRKEQVRRILPHNVRLQLASQGRVLSTASGVVVGAERDESGAMVAWVVTNAHAVAMDGMEAPELRVLVDRRAESLEHRGEVVAMGQVPDLDLALVRVPGLDLPAVELADDAELELGEDVVVAASPFGRALSLSGGMLSQVEWDKESQRPKMVKTDAPIGYGASGGGIFSLTTGRLLAIVEGYRTAKVDFEVQEENYSFDVPMPGETFAAPSAKVRHFLQAKGFGRLLARKPATEGGLAHAAGR, encoded by the coding sequence ATGACCCGCTTCCTCCTGGGCGCCCCCGCCCTGCTCGCCCTCGTGTCGTGCGCCGGTGCGCCGTCTCAGCCGGCCGCCGCCACCCCCGCGTCTCAGGTGGCGCCCGTCGTCGAGCGGGTCCTCGCGGTGCCGGACGCGCCTCGCATGACGCGCAAGGAGCAGGTGCGGCGCATCCTCCCCCACAACGTGCGGCTGCAGCTCGCCTCGCAGGGAAGGGTGCTCAGCACGGCGTCGGGCGTGGTGGTGGGCGCCGAGCGGGATGAGAGCGGGGCCATGGTCGCCTGGGTGGTCACCAACGCGCATGCGGTGGCCATGGACGGGATGGAGGCTCCGGAGCTGCGCGTGCTGGTGGACCGCCGCGCGGAGTCGCTGGAGCACCGGGGCGAGGTGGTGGCCATGGGGCAGGTGCCTGACCTGGACCTCGCGCTGGTGCGCGTGCCAGGGCTGGACCTGCCCGCGGTGGAGCTGGCGGACGACGCGGAGCTGGAGCTGGGTGAGGACGTGGTGGTGGCCGCCTCGCCGTTTGGCCGCGCGCTGTCGCTGTCCGGAGGCATGCTGTCCCAGGTCGAATGGGACAAGGAGTCCCAGCGCCCGAAGATGGTGAAGACGGACGCCCCCATCGGCTACGGCGCGTCGGGCGGCGGCATCTTCAGCCTGACGACGGGCCGGCTGCTGGCCATCGTGGAGGGCTACCGCACCGCGAAGGTGGACTTCGAGGTGCAGGAGGAGAACTACAGCTTCGACGTGCCCATGCCGGGAGAGACGTTCGCCGCACCCAGCGCGAAGGTGCGCCACTTCCTCCAGGCCAAGGGCTTTGGCCGGCTGCTGGCGCGCAAGCCCGCGACGGAAGGTGGACTCGCCCACGCCGCCGGGCGCTAG